In Candidatus Zixiibacteriota bacterium, one DNA window encodes the following:
- a CDS encoding SufD family Fe-S cluster assembly protein produces MSAATDYRIPDMSPELARGPVWLQRKRSEARESFNGSPLPPRGLHLWRYTDPSRFLYEKAQMADTSFGENYDAVERLELRHLNDGHIAALVTDLGGRTITVHGQDYLSKRGIIVLPLSTAVEQHAALVEPYLYRLVNANTGKFEAMNGALWNDGIFIHVPDNCSLEKPIHLLREAGRERSAQFPRLLVVVGQSAELTLIDEYGGGATDRAAGASHSNGAVEIFGGTDSRTRYVSLQRQTSAMNSYLTHRARLDRGATMLTMALVFGANLCKQNFGVILDGPGAESTMYGLLFGSDHQQFDNHTLHHHASGRTKSNIDFKVVLRDKAISAYTGLIRIEHNAEVCEAYQENRNMLLNPGTRAESIPELEILNEEVTCTHGATVGPIDPMQLFYLNSRGIDKTEAVRMVVSGFVASTFRLVPDDLRERITDFVAQRLENL; encoded by the coding sequence GGCTCCCCTCTCCCCCCGCGCGGGCTTCATTTGTGGCGCTACACGGATCCGAGCCGATTCCTATATGAGAAGGCCCAGATGGCGGACACGTCGTTTGGCGAAAACTATGACGCCGTCGAACGACTGGAGCTGCGACATCTGAACGACGGGCATATCGCGGCGCTGGTGACGGACCTCGGCGGCCGCACAATCACCGTTCATGGTCAGGACTATTTAAGCAAGCGCGGGATCATCGTCTTGCCGCTGTCGACTGCAGTCGAACAACACGCGGCGCTGGTCGAACCGTACCTGTACCGCCTGGTCAATGCGAACACCGGCAAGTTTGAAGCCATGAACGGCGCACTGTGGAACGACGGGATATTCATCCACGTACCCGACAACTGTTCGCTGGAGAAACCAATCCACCTGCTCCGCGAGGCAGGCCGAGAACGTTCGGCCCAGTTCCCCCGGCTGCTCGTGGTGGTCGGCCAAAGCGCCGAGTTGACGTTGATCGATGAATACGGCGGCGGTGCGACCGACCGCGCCGCGGGCGCAAGCCATTCGAATGGCGCTGTCGAGATTTTTGGCGGTACCGACAGTCGCACGCGATACGTCTCGCTGCAGCGACAGACCTCGGCCATGAACTCGTATCTGACGCACCGCGCCCGGCTGGACCGCGGCGCCACCATGCTGACGATGGCACTGGTATTCGGCGCTAATCTCTGCAAACAGAATTTCGGCGTTATACTGGATGGCCCCGGCGCTGAGAGCACCATGTACGGCCTGCTGTTCGGCTCGGACCATCAACAGTTCGACAATCACACGCTGCACCACCACGCCTCGGGTCGAACCAAATCAAATATCGATTTCAAGGTGGTACTGAGGGACAAGGCAATCTCGGCATACACGGGTCTCATTCGCATCGAACACAATGCCGAAGTGTGTGAGGCGTATCAAGAGAACCGCAATATGTTGCTCAATCCGGGGACGCGAGCGGAGTCGATCCCCGAGCTTGAGATCTTGAACGAAGAGGTCACCTGTACGCACGGTGCCACGGTCGGACCGATCGACCCGATGCAGTTGTTTTATCTGAACAGCCGCGGAATCGACAAGACCGAGGCAGTGCGGATGGTGGTGTCGGGCTTTGTCGCCTCCACCTTCCGCCTGGTGCCGGATGACCTGCGCGAGCGGATCACCGATTTTGTCGCACAGCGCCTGGAGAATCTCTGA
- a CDS encoding non-heme iron oxygenase ferredoxin subunit, whose translation MGRFVRVADVQEIPEGTIRPFEVEFTRFVIVHTADGFFAIADECSHDGAPFSGGRIRGTEIMCTRHGARFDLRTGAVTAPPAVAPIDTYDVKVEGNDVFIFLD comes from the coding sequence ATGGGGCGATTCGTGAGAGTGGCAGATGTCCAGGAGATACCGGAAGGGACAATCCGACCGTTTGAGGTTGAGTTCACGCGCTTTGTGATCGTGCATACGGCAGACGGTTTTTTCGCGATAGCGGACGAATGCAGCCATGATGGCGCGCCGTTTTCCGGCGGGAGAATTCGCGGCACGGAGATCATGTGCACGCGACACGGCGCGCGGTTCGATTTGCGGACCGGTGCGGTGACCGCCCCTCCGGCAGTTGCGCCCATTGATACTTACGACGTCAAGGTTGAAGGGAACGACGTGTTCATCTTCCTTGACTGA
- a CDS encoding cysteine desulfurase, with protein sequence MKAETNNKPVAAVTQSTGLDIEKIKADFPILRERINGNRLVYLDSAATAQKPQAAIDAHAAYYRKLNANIHRGLHTLAEQATAAFELTRAHVARFIGGVQTEEVIMTKGATESINLVAYTWGEKYIGEGDEIIITEMEHHANFVPWIMLAERKKAIIKRLPITVCGHLDLSDFEKLLTPRTKLLALCHASNVLGTINPIKDLAAKAHQHGVTVLADGAQAAPHMPVDVKDLGVDFYVFSAHKMLGPTGVGVLYGRRELLETMPPFNFGGEMIREVSFERVTFNDLPWRFEAGTPNIGGVVAFDAALSYLEEIGMDRIRWHEMSLAKYAIERLLEIPGIEIQGPREIENRGGAISFSDPNIHPHDISTFLDSRGIAIRAGHHCAQPLMRALGKVATARASLYIYNDEADIDVLCEALRAMRKYFGV encoded by the coding sequence ATGAAAGCTGAAACCAATAATAAGCCGGTGGCGGCAGTGACGCAGTCGACCGGACTGGATATAGAGAAGATCAAAGCCGATTTCCCGATCCTCCGGGAGCGGATAAACGGCAATCGACTCGTGTATCTGGACAGTGCCGCCACGGCGCAGAAGCCGCAGGCAGCCATCGATGCCCACGCTGCCTATTACCGGAAACTCAACGCCAACATACATCGCGGCCTGCATACCCTGGCGGAACAGGCAACGGCAGCGTTCGAGTTGACCCGTGCACATGTGGCTCGATTCATTGGCGGGGTTCAGACCGAAGAAGTGATCATGACCAAGGGAGCGACCGAGTCCATCAATCTCGTGGCGTACACATGGGGTGAGAAGTACATCGGCGAGGGGGATGAAATAATCATCACCGAGATGGAGCATCACGCGAATTTCGTTCCGTGGATCATGCTGGCCGAGCGGAAGAAAGCTATCATCAAGCGGCTTCCGATCACGGTGTGTGGACATCTGGATTTGAGCGATTTCGAGAAACTGCTGACCCCGCGCACCAAGTTGCTTGCTCTCTGCCACGCCTCCAACGTGCTCGGGACGATCAATCCCATCAAAGACCTGGCGGCCAAAGCGCACCAACACGGCGTGACGGTATTGGCCGATGGCGCGCAGGCAGCGCCGCATATGCCGGTTGACGTGAAGGACCTCGGCGTTGATTTCTACGTATTCTCTGCGCATAAGATGCTCGGTCCAACGGGCGTCGGCGTCCTGTACGGCCGACGCGAACTGCTTGAAACGATGCCGCCGTTTAATTTCGGCGGCGAAATGATCCGCGAGGTCAGTTTCGAACGAGTAACGTTCAACGATCTCCCCTGGCGATTCGAAGCCGGCACACCGAATATCGGCGGTGTCGTAGCCTTCGATGCCGCGCTGTCCTACCTTGAGGAGATTGGTATGGACCGGATCCGCTGGCACGAGATGAGCCTGGCCAAGTATGCCATCGAACGACTGCTTGAGATACCCGGAATTGAGATCCAGGGCCCTCGGGAGATCGAGAATCGCGGGGGCGCGATATCGTTTTCGGACCCGAATATCCACCCGCATGATATCAGCACGTTTCTGGATTCCCGCGGGATCGCCATCCGGGCAGGACATCATTGCGCCCAGCCGTTGATGCGGGCTCTCGGAAAAGTTGCCACAGCCCGTGCCTCGTTGTATATATATAATGATGAAGCGGATATCGATGTGCTGTGCGAAGCCTTGCGAGCCATGAGAAAGTACTTCGGCGTATGA
- the sufU gene encoding Fe-S cluster assembly sulfur transfer protein SufU → MSHSLDDMYREIILDHFRSPRGKKPVDHADISSNGLNPTCGDEISMQVEMNDGVLKDIQVNCRGCAISVASGSMLAEVVKGRSFDEVKTIAEAVKKMLKGEEVELPRDLGDIDALKGVRNFPVRVKCALLAWVTLVEGLKNYEAGKPEITTSISTDDAE, encoded by the coding sequence ATGAGCCATTCCCTCGACGACATGTATCGTGAGATCATTCTGGACCATTTCCGCTCCCCACGCGGCAAAAAGCCGGTCGACCATGCGGATATCAGTTCCAATGGCTTGAATCCGACGTGTGGCGACGAGATCTCCATGCAGGTGGAAATGAACGACGGGGTTCTCAAGGACATTCAGGTCAATTGCAGGGGTTGCGCCATTTCCGTCGCTTCGGGCTCGATGCTGGCGGAAGTGGTCAAGGGGCGCTCGTTTGATGAGGTGAAGACTATCGCCGAGGCCGTCAAGAAAATGCTCAAAGGCGAAGAGGTTGAGTTGCCACGGGACCTGGGTGATATCGATGCTCTCAAAGGGGTGCGCAACTTCCCGGTCCGCGTCAAATGTGCCCTTCTGGCCTGGGTCACGCTGGTGGAGGGACTGAAGAATTACGAGGCCGGCAAGCCGGAGATTACTACTTCCATCAGCACTGATGACGCCGAATAG
- a CDS encoding iron-sulfur cluster assembly protein yields the protein MPVPTKVQIIEVLKPIHDPEIRIGIIDLGLVYDVDVADDGVVRVKMTLTTPACPYGEMLLSMVHREVEQLDGVTKVEVLLVWDPPWDPKEMCSDFAKDMLGIW from the coding sequence ATGCCGGTTCCCACTAAAGTACAGATCATCGAGGTTCTCAAGCCGATTCACGACCCGGAGATCCGGATCGGCATTATTGACCTTGGACTCGTGTATGATGTTGATGTCGCAGATGATGGAGTCGTGAGAGTGAAGATGACACTCACCACGCCGGCCTGTCCGTACGGCGAAATGCTCTTGTCAATGGTTCATCGCGAGGTCGAGCAGCTCGACGGCGTCACCAAGGTCGAAGTCCTTCTGGTCTGGGACCCACCGTGGGACCCAAAAGAGATGTGTTCGGATTTCGCCAAAGACATGCTGGGAATTTGGTAA